A DNA window from Vigna unguiculata cultivar IT97K-499-35 chromosome 10, ASM411807v1, whole genome shotgun sequence contains the following coding sequences:
- the LOC114165185 gene encoding uncharacterized protein LOC114165185, with translation MINTLSFSYMVHMRTISKGAIILLSIMMLLFDTTVSVVVESDQNHIKSATFLSENFEVGPGKIVVKTLLDIEFPRGHIGVKSFDVEVVDEDGNSVPLYETYLHHWFAVKYIENITMSQYIKQSHDLRNGIEFERNDGACQGFLLPHYWGLGAESRGTSSNLPDPFAVELGNPTKIKHGFKEKWLFSIMVIDTRGTQDRKGCTECRCKLMNLPNDFYNVTTGINGQLLSRNYKGGLFCCQDNVQCKLRNGFRGPTRKLSLRYKIKWVDWDEHQVPLKFYILDSTDRVRSNGSTLIHDCQAEYKIPRNHHNDFPHVKKANIPMTKGGYLIYGTAHMHTGVVNITLYGQDGRVLCTSNPKYGTGKEAGNEKGYLVGMSVCYPKPGSIKIEDGEILTLESVYENKFRTGAMGHFYIYLAEQIPNKYLKEI, from the exons ATGATCAACACATTATCGTTTTCTTATATG GTTCATATGAGGACTATCTCTAAAGGagcaataattttattatcaataatgaTGCTGCTCTTTGACACAACTGTCTCAGTTGTTGTAGAGTCTGATCAAAATCATATAAAGTCAGCTACTTTTTTGtctgaaaattttgaagtgGGGCCTGGAAAAATTGTGGTGAAAACATTATTAGATATTGAATTTCCAAGAGGTCACATTGGGGTCAAGAGTTTTGATGTTGAAGTAgttgatgaagatggtaattCAGTACCTTTGTATGAAACTTACCTTCATCATTGGTTTGctgtaaaatatattgaaaacatTACCATGTCACAGTACATTAAACAATCCCACGACCTTCGCAATGGTATCGAATTCGAAAGAAATGATGGTGCATGCCAAGGTTTTTTGCTTCCACATTATTGGGGCTTGGGAGCAGAATCGCGAGGAACATCTTCAAATCTTCCAGATCCTTTTGCAGTTGAATTAGGTaatcctacaaaaataaagcatGGGTTTAAAGAAAAATGGTTGTTTAGCATCATGGTTATTGATACACGTGGAACACAAGATAGAAAAGGTTGTACAGAGTGTAGGTGTAAGCTTATGAATCTCCCAAACGACTTTTACAATGTCACAACGGGCATTAATGGTCAATTGTTGTCTAGAAATTATAAAGGAGGACTCTTTTGTTGTCAAGATAACGTACAATGCAAATTAAGAAATGGTTTTCGTGGCCCAACAAGAAAGCTTTCCCTAAGATACAAAATAAAGTGGGTTGATTGGGATGAACACCAAGTGCCTCTTAAGTTCTATATACTTGATTCAACTGATCGTGTAAGATCAAATGGTTCTACACTAATTCATGATTGTCAG GCAGAGTATAAGATCCCGAGAAATCATCACAATGACTTCCCTCATGTTAAGAAAGCAAACATTCCAATGACAAAAGGTGGTTATCTTATATATGGCACTGCTCATATGCACACTGGTGTTGTCAATATTACTCTATATGGACAg GATGGAAGGGTTTTATGCACTTCAAATCCAAAATACGGAACTGGaaaagaagcaggaaatgaaaAGGGTTACCTAGTTGGGATGTCAGTTTGTTATCCTAAACCCGGCTCTATCAAGATCGAAGATGGTGAAATTCTAACACTAGAATCCGTATATGAAAACAAGTTTCGTACCGGAGCTATGGGGCATTTCTACATTTACTTGGCAGAACAAATACCAAACAAGTATTTGAAGGAAATTTGA